Proteins co-encoded in one Gouania willdenowi chromosome 1, fGouWil2.1, whole genome shotgun sequence genomic window:
- the tppp2 gene encoding tubulin polymerization-promoting protein family member 2, translating into MAESSVSLSEVESSFQKFAMHGDTKATGKEMNGKNFAKLCKDCHIIDGKNVTTTDVDIVFSKVKAKSARVITFEQFKQALTEFAPKRFKGKSKEEALQQMYSLIAGKEPANVGVTKVAKAAAVDRLTDASKYTGSHKERFDDSGKGKGKAGREDVPDTSGYVSAYKGSGSYEEKVKEA; encoded by the exons ATGGCCGAGTCTTCCGTGTCTCTATCAGAGGTGGAAAGCTCCTTCCAGAAGTTTGCCATGCACGGGGACACCAAAGCTACAGGCAAAGAGATGAATGGCAAGAACTTTGCAAAGCTCTGCAAAGACTGTCATATCATTGATGGCAAGAATGTCACCACCACAGATGTTGACATCGTTTTCAGCAAAGTCAA ggCAAAGTCTGCTCGAGTGATCACTTTTGAGCAGTTTAAACAGGCCCTGACCGAGTTCGCCCCCAAACGGTTTAAAGGCAAGAGCAAAGAGGAGGCTCTTCAACAGATGTACAGTCTCATTGCTGGAAAGGAACCTGCTAATGTGGGAGTCACT aAAGTCGCAAAGGCCGCAGCAGTTGACAGACTGACCGACGCCTCTAAGTACACCGGCTCACACAAGGAGCGCTTTGATGATTCAGGCAAAGGGAAAGGGAAGGCGGGGCGTGAGGACGTCCCTGACACCAGTGGCTACGTGTCAGCTTACAAAGGCAGTGGCAGTTACGAGGAAAAAGTGAAGGAGGCCTAG
- the ftr84 gene encoding tripartite motif-containing protein 16: protein MAESGFPSTSDAFCALCTDVMRDSVTIPCGDTYCLECIKIYWDQFDHMGIYSCPQCRATFTPRPVLRRNMPDVHHEPRPQLRELTPFPDMHQESYCDFCVGRRNKAVKSCLMCLAYYCETHVKPHYESSTFKRHKLVDETGHLDRKICPQHEKGLELFCRTDQMCICVLCTVREHRSHNITSAEEERIEKQKVLVVTQSEVQHIVQERMKELQELKHNVDVLKSGAQRAQAESDKTFHEMLQAVERWKAEIHQMITANMQAAMSQAESYVDRLEQEILELQRRDAELRQILETEDNIHFLQNFPTLCVPPEPMVPKVLINPQFSFGEMSKTATEMKEHLDDICKKELSKISKTVSETPVYILLPRNGDKRVKVPSRVDFQEPKARADFLRYSCKLSFDPNTIYKELVLSDGNQKITRKKNVQFYPDHPERFDGFSQVLCREPLAGFRFYWEAEWNGEFSIGVAYKSISRKGKNSHSLLGYNDKSWSLLCSDSGYSAWHNKVDRDLPGAPRASRVGVYLDYAGNTLAFYSVSENMELIHKFKTQFSEPLYAGFGVGSSVTLCQLKQNPMPY from the exons ATGGCTGAGTCTGGTTTTCCTTCGACATCGGATGCTTTCTGTGCACTGTGCACGGATGTAATGAGAGATTCAGTCACTATTCCCTGTGGTGACACTTACTGCCTGGAGTGCATCAAGATCTACTGGGATCAGTTTGACCACATGGGCATTTACAGCTGCCCTCAGTGCAGAGCGACCTTCACCCCTCGACCGGTCCTCAGACGCAACATGCCCGATGTGCACCATGAGCCACGGCCTCAGCTCCGGGAGCTCACCCCGTTCCCAGACATGCACCAGGAGTCTTACTGCGACTTTTGCGTTGGTCGACGGAACAAGGCTGTCAAGTCCTGTTTAATGTGCTTGGCTTATTACTGCGAGACACACGTCAAGCCTCACTATGAGTCGTCTACCTTCAAAAGACACAAGCTAGTGGATGAGACAGGCCACCTGGACAGGAAGATCTGCCCCCAGCATGAAAAAGGCCTGGAGCTGTTCTGTCGCACAGACCAGATGTGCATCTGTGTGCTTTGTACGGTTAGAGAGCACCGAAGCCACAACATCACCTCTGCAGAAGAAGAGCGCATTGAAAAACAG AAAGTCCTAGTTGTCACCCAGTCCGAGGTCCAGCACATCGTTCAGGAGAGGATGAAGGAATTACAGGAGCTCAAGCATAATGTGGATGTTCTGAAA AGCGGGGCCCAGCGAGCCCAGGCAGAAAGTGACAAAACCTTCCATGAAATGTTGCAAGCGGTGGAGCGCTGGAAGGCTGAAATCCACCAGATGATAACAGCCAACATGCAAGCAGCGATGTCACAGGCTGAGAGCTACGTGGATCGTCTTGAGCAAGAAATACTCGAACTGCAGCGCCGAGATGCAGAGTTGCGACAAATCCTGGAAACGGAGGACAACATTCACTTTTTGCAG AATTTCCCCACCTTGTGTGTTCCTCCTGAGCCCATGGTGCCCAAAGTGCTCATTAACCCACAGTTTTCCTTTGGAGAGATGAGCAAAACCGCCACCGAGATGAAAGAACATCTGGACGACATCTGCAAGAAGGAGCTAAGCAAAATCTCAAAGACTG tcAGTGAAACACCTGTGTACATTCTGTTACCACGAAATGGAGATAAGCGAGTCAAAG TTCCCTCCAGGGTAGATTTTCAAGAGCCAAAAGCGAGAGCAGATTTCTTAAGAT ATTCCTGCAAACTGTCCTTTGATCCAAACACAATCTACAAAGAGCTAGTTCTGTCAGATGGAAATCAGAAGATTACCCGGAAAAAAAACGTCCAGTTTTATCCGGATCATCCGGAGCGTTTTGATGGTTTCTCCCAGGTCCTGTGCAGAGAGCCTCTGGCTGGCTTTAGGTTCTACTGGGAGGCAGAGTGGAATGGAGAGTTTTCCATTGGAGTGGCCTATAAAAGCATCAGCCGTAAAGGGAAGAACTCACACAGCCTGCTGGGATACAATGATAAGTCGTGGAGTCTCCTGTGCTCAGATTCCGGCTACTCTGCCTGGCACAACAAGGTGGACAGAGACCTACCAGGAGCACCCAGAGCTTCACGTGTTGGAGTCTACCTGGACTATGCAGGAAACACCCTGGCTTTCTACTCAGTGTCAGAGAACATGGAGCTCATTCACAAATTCAAAACTCAGTTCAGTGAACCACTGTATGCTGGTTTTGGTGTGGGCTCCTCAGTTACTCTCTGCCAACTGAAGCAGAACCCAATGCCTTATTAG